Proteins encoded together in one Lathyrus oleraceus cultivar Zhongwan6 chromosome 5, CAAS_Psat_ZW6_1.0, whole genome shotgun sequence window:
- the LOC127081371 gene encoding polyadenylate-binding protein-interacting protein 12 — protein MAVAENVGTKIDASSENLDNSVVSSDSTEVEKSKPKSDQNLNGINNTNGGVFNHQQQDSVVPVPAAAMTVPNGNHGFKSHQMGQMHGNGVQNQLLVVNNGGESFKREMRDLEELLSKLNPMAEEFVPPSLITNYQGYLAAGPNAGFGYPNNFVLQNNSGNANGQINRRRKNGYNNAKRRVNHKMDMEKREEMIRRTVYVSDIDQLVTEEQLAAIFLNCGQVVDCRVCGDPNSVLRFAFVEFTDEVGARTALNLSGTMLGFYPLRVLPSKTAIAPVNPTYLPRSEDEREMCTRTIYCTNIDKKLTTADVKHFFESLCGEVQRLRLLGDYHHSTRIAFVEFTVADSAIAALSCSGVVLGALAIRVSPSKTPVRPRATRPPMH, from the exons ATGGCTGTCGCTGAGAATGTTGGAACCAAAATCGATGCTTCCAGTGAGAATTTGGACAACAGTGTGGTTTCATCGGACTCAACTGAGGTTGAGAAATCGAAACCCAAAAGCGATCAGAATCTGAACGGCATCAACAACACTAACGGTGGTGTGTTCAATCATCAACAACAAGACAGTGTTGTCCCCGTTCCTGCCGCTGCTATGACTGTGCCGAATGGAAATCATGGCTTCAAGAGTCATCAGATGGGTCAGATGCATGGGAATGGGGTTCAGAATCAGCTTTTGGTGGTGAACAATGGGGGTGAGAGTTTCAAGCGTGAAATGAGGGATTTGGAAGAGTTGTTGTCCAAGTTGAATCCCATGGCTGAGGAGTTTGTTCCTCCGTCACTCATAACTAATTATCAGGGATATTTAGCTGCCGGACCTAATGCTGGGTTTGGTTACCCTAACAATTTTGTGCTTCAGAACAATTCGGGGAATGCTAACGGACAGATTAACAGGAGG AGAAAGAATGGATATAATAATGCGAAGCGGAGGGTGAATCATAAAATGGATATGGAGAAAAGAGAAGAGATGATTAGGAGGACTGTTTATGTGTCTGACATTGATCAGCTG GTCACTGAAGAGCAGCTGGCAGCTATCTTTCTTAACTGCGGTCAG GTTGTTGATTGCCGTGTATGTGGGGATCCCAATTCTGTTCTTCGGTTTGCCTTCGTCGAGTTTACAGATGAAG TCGGTGCTAGGACTGCTTTGAACCTGTCTGGAACCATGCTCGGGTTTTACCCATTGAGAGTGCTCCCTTCGAAGACTGCCATTGCACCTGTTAATCCAACATATCTGCCTAGG TCTGAAGATGAAAGAGAGATGTGCACTAGAACAATTTATTGCACAAATATCGACAAGAAG CTTACTACAGCAGATGTCAAACACTTCTTTGAATCTCTTTGTGGAGAG GTTCAACGCCTGAGGCTTCTTGGGGATTACCATCATTCAACTCGAATTGCTTTTGTGGAGTTCACCGTG GCTGACAGTGCAATTGCAGCACTGAGCTGTAGTGGCGTGGTTTTGGGCGCACTTGCTATAAG GGTGAGTCCATCCAAGACACCAGTCCGCCCTCGCGCAACCCGTCCTCCCATGCACTGA